A genomic window from Clostridium aceticum includes:
- the purH gene encoding bifunctional phosphoribosylaminoimidazolecarboxamide formyltransferase/IMP cyclohydrolase: protein MIKRALISVSDKTGIVDFAKELVKLGIEILSTGGTAKLLRDAEVNAIDVSDVTGFPECLDGRVKTLHPAVHGGILAIRDNEEHQKTLQQQNITPIDLVVINLYPFKETILKEGVTMEEAIENIDIGGPAMLRSAAKNHKFVTVVTDPRDYEKVLEEVREKGNTAFETRYDLALKVFQHTSHYDTLIAAYLGKDKEGFGDTLTLTYEKVQDLRYGENPHQQAVFYREVGFQAGTLVEGVQLQGKELSFNNINDANGALELLKEFEEPTVVAIKHTNPCGVASGKDIYEAYSKAFEADPLSIFGGIIATNQVIDGRTAEKMQDVFLEVIIAPDFTEEALRIFSDKQNLRLIKLSNITVKKQKAIDMKKVAGGLLIQDINKNLMQEIETVTEKKPTEEMMEDLVFAFKIVKHVKSNAIVLVKDKQTLAVGPGQTSRIWALQNAIKNSTHNLEGSVLASDAFFPFSDCVEAAFKAGVKAIIQPGGSLNDKVSIEACNEQGIAMVFTGMRHFKH from the coding sequence ATGATAAAAAGAGCACTAATAAGCGTTTCTGACAAAACTGGTATTGTAGATTTTGCAAAAGAGTTGGTAAAGTTAGGGATAGAGATATTGTCCACTGGAGGAACGGCTAAGCTTTTAAGAGATGCTGAGGTAAATGCCATCGATGTCTCTGATGTAACAGGTTTTCCAGAATGTCTTGATGGCAGGGTAAAGACTTTACATCCGGCAGTTCACGGAGGTATTTTAGCTATAAGGGATAATGAAGAACATCAAAAGACTTTGCAACAGCAAAATATCACACCTATCGATTTGGTGGTAATCAACCTATATCCCTTCAAAGAAACCATCTTAAAAGAAGGGGTAACAATGGAAGAAGCTATAGAAAACATTGATATTGGTGGACCAGCCATGTTGCGATCTGCTGCGAAAAACCACAAATTCGTGACGGTTGTAACAGATCCTAGAGATTACGAAAAAGTTCTTGAAGAAGTGAGAGAAAAAGGGAATACAGCCTTTGAAACAAGATATGACTTAGCTTTAAAGGTCTTTCAACATACAAGTCATTATGATACATTGATTGCTGCTTACTTAGGTAAAGATAAAGAGGGCTTCGGTGATACTTTAACCTTAACCTATGAAAAGGTACAGGATTTAAGGTATGGTGAAAACCCTCATCAGCAGGCGGTTTTCTATAGGGAAGTAGGATTTCAAGCGGGAACATTGGTAGAAGGTGTCCAACTACAGGGGAAAGAACTATCTTTTAATAATATCAATGATGCCAATGGGGCGTTAGAATTATTAAAGGAATTTGAAGAACCTACAGTGGTGGCCATCAAGCACACAAATCCTTGCGGAGTAGCTTCTGGTAAAGATATCTATGAAGCCTATAGTAAAGCCTTTGAAGCAGATCCTCTGTCTATTTTTGGAGGTATTATTGCTACCAACCAAGTCATAGATGGAAGAACAGCAGAAAAAATGCAGGATGTTTTCTTAGAAGTAATTATAGCTCCTGATTTTACTGAAGAAGCTTTAAGAATATTCAGTGATAAACAGAATCTAAGATTAATCAAGTTGTCGAATATTACAGTGAAAAAACAAAAAGCTATCGATATGAAAAAGGTAGCTGGAGGTCTTTTGATTCAAGATATCAATAAGAACTTGATGCAAGAAATAGAAACAGTGACAGAGAAAAAGCCTACTGAAGAAATGATGGAAGACCTAGTGTTTGCTTTTAAAATCGTGAAGCATGTAAAATCTAATGCTATTGTATTGGTAAAGGATAAACAAACCTTGGCGGTAGGACCGGGACAAACCAGTAGAATATGGGCTCTGCAAAATGCCATTAAAAATAGCACCCATAATCTTGAGGGCAGTGTTTTAGCATCAGATGCTTTCTTCCCCTTTAGCGACTGTGTAGAGGCGGCTTTTAAAGCTGGTGTAAAAGCCATCATCCAGCCGGGAGGCTCTCTAAATGATAAAGTGTCTATTGAAGCCTGCAATGAACAGGGGATTGCTATGGTGTTTACAGGAATGAGACATTTTAAACATTAG
- the purM gene encoding phosphoribosylformylglycinamidine cyclo-ligase, translating into MTYKNAGVDVEEGQRAVQLMKNHVKSTFNKNVLEDIGGFGGLFALDLKDIKEPILVSGTDGVGTKLKLAFLLDQHDTIGQDCVAMCVNDILCQGAKPLFFLDYIATGRLKAEKVADIVKGIAEGCKMAGCALIGGETAEMPGFYQDGEYDVAGFSVGLVDKSKVITGKEIQAGDVIIGIPSSGLHSNGFSLVRKVFLEGDKFSLNAPIEELGSTLGEALIIPTKIYVKAVTEVLKSIEVKGIAHITGGGFYENVPRILPEEVDAHIQLDSWQIPQIFKMIQTVGNIQEEEMYKTFNMGIGMMLVVQEKDVETTLTILQEAGENPYKIGEIRAGNKQVVLCRE; encoded by the coding sequence ATGACCTATAAAAATGCTGGAGTAGATGTGGAAGAAGGACAAAGGGCAGTTCAGCTAATGAAGAACCATGTAAAGAGTACTTTTAATAAGAATGTTTTAGAAGATATAGGGGGATTTGGTGGACTATTTGCTTTGGATTTAAAAGATATCAAGGAGCCTATTTTGGTTTCTGGGACAGATGGTGTAGGCACCAAACTAAAATTGGCCTTTTTGTTGGATCAACATGACACCATAGGTCAAGATTGCGTTGCTATGTGTGTCAACGATATATTATGCCAAGGAGCAAAACCACTATTCTTTTTAGACTATATAGCTACTGGCAGGCTCAAAGCTGAAAAAGTAGCGGATATCGTAAAGGGTATTGCAGAAGGATGTAAAATGGCAGGTTGTGCCTTGATTGGTGGAGAAACAGCAGAAATGCCGGGCTTTTATCAGGATGGAGAGTATGATGTTGCTGGTTTTTCTGTAGGCTTGGTGGATAAGTCCAAAGTAATCACAGGCAAAGAGATTCAAGCGGGAGATGTGATCATAGGGATTCCCTCCAGTGGACTTCACAGTAACGGTTTTTCATTAGTAAGAAAAGTGTTTTTAGAAGGAGACAAGTTTTCTTTAAATGCACCGATAGAAGAACTAGGAAGTACTTTGGGAGAAGCCTTAATTATTCCTACAAAAATTTATGTTAAAGCAGTTACAGAGGTATTGAAGTCAATAGAAGTAAAAGGGATTGCCCATATCACTGGCGGAGGGTTTTATGAGAATGTCCCAAGAATCTTACCGGAGGAAGTGGATGCCCACATTCAATTAGACAGTTGGCAGATACCTCAAATATTTAAAATGATTCAAACAGTAGGGAACATCCAAGAAGAAGAAATGTACAAGACCTTCAATATGGGAATCGGTATGATGCTGGTGGTACAGGAGAAGGATGTTGAAACAACTTTAACAATTTTACAGGAAGCTGGAGAAAACCCTTATAAAATAGGAGAAATCCGTGCTGGAAATAAACAGGTGGTATTATGCAGGGAATAA
- the purD gene encoding phosphoribosylamine--glycine ligase — translation MKILKVLVVGNGGREHTIVWKLSQSPLVKEIYCAPGNPGIAELAKCVEISVENIEELADFSREMSIDVTIVGPEVPLVLGIADKFKEQGLKVIGPSQGAAQLEGSKSFSKDFMKKYHIPTAMYHEVHSYDEAIEALKEYSFPVVIKADGLAAGKGVLICGNQQEAEKALEDILITKVFGSAGNKVVIEEFLEGIETSVLCFVDGKTIVPMVSSQDHKRIYDGDQGPNTGGMGTYSPNYVYTDEVAKVVERDILQPTLGGIQEENMDYKGILFIGLMITKEGPKVLEYNVRFGDPETQVVLPRLETDLMEIFLAMLEEKLSDIKIVWNNKAVVCVVLASGGYPGDYEKGKAISGLGEVAENTIVFHAGTAIKENKLVTNGGRVLGVTSWAQDIETAKKQAYISVDHIDFEGKTYRKDIAVR, via the coding sequence GTGAAGATATTGAAGGTATTGGTGGTTGGCAATGGGGGCCGGGAGCATACAATTGTTTGGAAATTAAGTCAAAGTCCATTGGTAAAGGAAATATATTGTGCACCTGGAAACCCTGGAATAGCAGAATTAGCAAAGTGTGTAGAAATATCTGTGGAAAATATAGAGGAACTTGCAGATTTTTCCCGGGAAATGTCAATCGATGTAACTATAGTAGGACCTGAAGTGCCGTTGGTATTAGGAATTGCTGATAAGTTTAAAGAGCAAGGGCTTAAGGTTATAGGACCTTCTCAAGGGGCAGCACAACTAGAGGGCAGCAAATCCTTCTCTAAGGATTTTATGAAGAAGTACCATATCCCTACGGCTATGTATCATGAGGTACATTCCTATGACGAGGCGATAGAAGCATTGAAGGAATATAGTTTTCCAGTAGTGATCAAGGCAGATGGTTTAGCGGCAGGGAAGGGTGTTTTAATCTGCGGCAATCAACAGGAGGCAGAAAAGGCTCTAGAGGATATATTGATCACAAAGGTCTTTGGAAGTGCAGGAAATAAGGTGGTTATTGAAGAATTTTTAGAAGGTATAGAAACCTCAGTCCTTTGTTTTGTAGATGGCAAAACCATTGTGCCGATGGTAAGTAGTCAAGATCATAAGAGAATTTATGATGGAGATCAAGGACCAAATACTGGAGGAATGGGAACTTATTCTCCTAACTATGTGTACACAGATGAAGTGGCTAAAGTGGTTGAAAGAGATATACTACAACCTACATTAGGGGGAATCCAAGAGGAAAACATGGATTACAAAGGCATACTTTTTATTGGTCTGATGATTACAAAAGAAGGTCCAAAGGTACTGGAATATAATGTAAGATTTGGAGACCCTGAAACGCAAGTGGTTTTGCCTAGATTGGAGACTGACTTAATGGAAATATTTCTTGCTATGCTAGAAGAAAAACTTTCTGATATAAAGATTGTATGGAACAACAAAGCTGTAGTATGTGTGGTACTGGCTTCGGGAGGCTACCCTGGAGACTATGAAAAAGGTAAAGCGATTTCAGGACTAGGGGAAGTGGCGGAAAATACCATTGTTTTTCATGCTGGAACTGCTATAAAGGAAAATAAACTAGTAACCAATGGGGGGCGGGTACTAGGGGTTACCTCTTGGGCACAAGACATAGAAACTGCTAAAAAACAGGCTTATATAAGTGTAGATCACATAGATTTTGAAGGAAAAACTTATCGAAAAGATATAGCAGTGAGATAA
- the purN gene encoding phosphoribosylglycinamide formyltransferase — MQGIKIAVLISGGGTNLQSLIDAVEEGSIKGSIALVISDRKGAFGLTRAENHGIQAMLLDKKTYGGIEERDAALLQILQEQKIDLIVLAGYLAIVPQRIIAKYENRMINIHPSLIPSFCGSGYYGEKVHQEALNRGVKVTGATVHFVNEETDGGPIILQETVTIDFDDDLKDIQTKVLEIEHKILPQAVRLFAEGRLKVIGNRVKIL; from the coding sequence ATGCAGGGAATAAAAATAGCTGTGCTTATATCTGGCGGCGGTACCAATCTTCAATCTTTGATAGATGCAGTAGAAGAAGGATCTATCAAAGGAAGCATTGCTTTAGTGATTTCCGACAGAAAAGGAGCCTTTGGACTTACGAGAGCAGAAAATCATGGAATACAAGCAATGCTTTTGGACAAGAAAACCTACGGAGGAATAGAAGAGCGGGATGCTGCTCTTCTGCAGATATTACAGGAGCAGAAAATAGATTTAATCGTTTTAGCAGGATACCTAGCGATAGTCCCACAGAGGATTATTGCCAAATATGAAAACAGAATGATAAATATTCATCCCTCCCTCATACCAAGCTTTTGCGGCAGTGGCTATTATGGTGAAAAGGTGCATCAGGAAGCCTTGAATAGAGGTGTGAAGGTGACAGGGGCGACGGTTCATTTTGTTAACGAAGAAACCGATGGAGGACCTATTATTTTACAGGAAACCGTCACAATAGACTTTGATGATGACTTAAAGGACATACAGACAAAAGTACTAGAGATCGAGCATAAAATCCTTCCGCAAGCAGTAAGGTTATTTGCAGAGGGCAGGCTAAAGGTTATAGGAAATAGAGTGAAAATTCTGTAG
- the purF gene encoding amidophosphoribosyltransferase — protein MYRGINLDKLKEECGVLGIYTDSDEDTSRLLYYGLYALQHRGQESAGIAVNNGVKSNYHKGMGLVPDVFNEDILKKLLGHIGIGHVRYSTAGESYVENAQPLVARYRGGSISLAHNGNLTNAKVIKERLEDDGVIFQTSTDSEVIVNLISRYSNDGMMDAIERTMDLIKGAYSLVVMTEEELIGVRDPLGLRPLCLGKVENSYVLASESCAFDVMGATLVRDIEPGEIVTINKEGIQSTFYKNNGKRASCIFEYIYFARPDSVIDGVSVYEARKNAGRILAKEYPVEADLVVATPDSSVPVAIGYAEASGIPYGEGLIKNRYVGRTFIQPTQSMRELAVRLKLNPLKETIQGKKIVLIDDSIVRGTTSRRLVERLKSAGAEEVHVRISSPPVAFGCYFGIDTPDRSQLIGAVKTVEQIRKMIGADSLGYISTDGLVQATVLPKEHFCLACFNGDYPLEVPEVGEKKVFERLSGGE, from the coding sequence ATGTATCGTGGAATAAATCTCGATAAATTAAAAGAAGAATGTGGTGTATTGGGGATTTATACAGATAGTGATGAAGATACCTCTAGACTTTTATATTACGGACTATATGCATTGCAGCACAGAGGTCAAGAGAGTGCAGGAATTGCTGTGAATAATGGTGTAAAAAGCAATTATCATAAAGGCATGGGCTTGGTGCCGGATGTATTTAACGAGGATATTTTAAAGAAACTCCTAGGACATATCGGGATAGGTCATGTAAGGTACTCTACTGCGGGAGAGAGCTATGTTGAAAATGCACAGCCCTTAGTGGCTAGATATAGAGGTGGCAGTATTTCGCTGGCCCACAATGGGAATTTGACCAATGCAAAAGTTATTAAAGAGCGATTAGAGGATGATGGCGTGATTTTTCAAACCTCTACTGATAGCGAAGTTATCGTTAATTTAATCTCCCGATACAGTAATGATGGAATGATGGATGCCATTGAAAGAACGATGGACTTAATCAAGGGAGCCTACTCTTTAGTGGTCATGACAGAAGAAGAACTTATTGGGGTGAGGGACCCGCTGGGATTAAGACCTCTCTGTTTGGGGAAAGTGGAAAATAGTTATGTATTAGCCTCAGAAAGTTGTGCCTTCGATGTTATGGGTGCTACCTTAGTAAGGGATATCGAACCAGGAGAAATTGTAACGATTAATAAAGAAGGTATTCAATCTACCTTTTATAAAAATAATGGTAAAAGAGCATCCTGTATTTTCGAATATATTTATTTCGCTCGTCCAGATAGTGTCATTGATGGGGTAAGCGTTTATGAAGCTAGAAAAAATGCAGGAAGGATATTAGCAAAAGAATATCCAGTAGAAGCAGATTTAGTAGTGGCTACACCGGACTCCTCTGTGCCAGTTGCTATAGGATATGCAGAGGCTTCAGGAATACCTTATGGAGAAGGTTTGATAAAAAATAGATATGTTGGAAGAACCTTTATTCAGCCAACGCAATCTATGCGGGAATTGGCAGTAAGGCTGAAACTAAACCCTCTTAAAGAAACGATACAAGGCAAAAAAATTGTTTTGATAGATGACTCCATCGTAAGAGGAACCACCAGCAGACGTCTGGTAGAAAGATTAAAAAGTGCTGGAGCTGAGGAGGTTCATGTAAGAATTAGCTCTCCTCCTGTTGCATTTGGATGTTATTTTGGTATAGATACACCAGATAGAAGCCAGTTAATTGGAGCAGTAAAAACAGTAGAACAAATTAGAAAAATGATTGGAGCGGATAGTTTGGGCTATATCAGCACCGATGGATTGGTGCAAGCTACTGTTTTACCTAAAGAACATTTTTGTTTAGCTTGTTTCAACGGGGACTATCCTTTAGAAGTACCTGAGGTAGGGGAAAAAAAGGTGTTTGAGAGATTATCAGGAGGTGAATAG